Proteins from one Gossypium raimondii isolate GPD5lz chromosome 8, ASM2569854v1, whole genome shotgun sequence genomic window:
- the LOC105792687 gene encoding protein EXPORTIN 1A, producing MAAEKLKDLSQPIDVPLLDATVAAFYGTGSKEERAQADQILRHLQNNPDMWLQVVHILQQTKSLNTKFFALQVLEGVIKYRWNALPAEQRDGMKNYISEVIVQLSSNEASFRAERLYVNKLNIILVQILKHDWPARWRSFIPDLVAAAKTSETICENCMAILKLLSEEVFDFSRGEMTQQKIKELKQSLNSEFQLIHELCLYVLSASQRTELIRATLSTLHAFLSWIPLGYIFESTLLETLLKLFPAPSYQNLTLQCLTEVAALNFGDYYNVQYVKMYNIFMVQLQSILPPTTNIPEAYAQGSSEEQAFIQNLALFFTSFYKFHIRVLETAQDNISMLLMGLEYLINISYVDDTEVFKVCLDYWNSLVLELFDAHHNMDNPAVTANMMGLQVPLLPGMVDGLGAQLLQRRQLYAGTMSKLRMLMICRMAKPEEVLIVEDENGNIVRETMKDNDVLVQYKIMRETLIYLSHLDHEDTEKQMLKKLSKQLSGEDWTWNNLNTLCWAIGSISGSMMEDQENRFLVMVIRDLLNLCEITKGKDNKAVIASNIMYVVGQYPRFLRAHWKFLKTVVNKLFEFMHETHPGVQDMACDTFLKIVQKCKRKFVIVQVGENEPFVSELLSALATTVADLEPHQIHTFYESVGHMIQAESDPLKRDEYLQRLMALPNQKWGEIIGQARQSVDVLKDQDVIRTVLNILQTNTSVASSLGTYFLSQISLIFLDMLNVYRMYSELISSSIAEGGPFASKTSYVKLLRSVKRETLKLIETFLDKAEDQPQIGKQFVPPMMDPVLGDYARNLPDARESEVLSLFATIINKYKAAMIDDVPRIFEAVFQCTLEMITKNFEDYPEHRLKFFSLLRAIATHCFHALIQLSSQQLKLVMDSIVWAFRHTERNIAETGLNLLLEMLKNFQASEFCNQFYRTYFLTIEQEIFAVLTDTFHKPGFKLHVLILQQLFCLVESSLLTEPLWDAATVPYQYPNNRMFVREYTIKLLSTSFPNMTATEVTQLVNGLFESRNDLSTFKNHIRDFLVQSKEFSAQDNKDLYAEEAALQRERERQRMLSIPGLIAPNEIQDEMLDS from the exons atggcGGCTGAGAAGCTTAAGGATTTGAGTCAGCCGATTGATGTTCCCTTACTGGACGCCACCGTCGCGGCCTTTTATGGCACCGGATCTAAAGAAGAG AGAGCACAAGCAGATCAGATCTTACGACATCTGCAAAACAATCCAGATATGTGGCTTCAAGTTGTGCACATTTTGCAGCAGACAAAGAGCCTGAACACCAAGTTCTTTGCCTTGCAG GTTCTTGAAGGTGTTATCAAGTATAGGTGGAACGCGTTGCCTGCTGAGCAGCGAGATGgaatgaaaaattacatttcTGAAGTCATTGTCCAG TTGTCAAGCAATGAGGCCTCCTTTCGAGCAGAAAGGCTGTATGTCAACAAGCTTAATATCATATTGGTCCAG ATCTTAAAGCATGATTGGCCTGCTAGATGGCGAAGCTTCATTCCTGATCTTGTTGCAGCTGCAAAAACTAGTGAAACAATATGCGAAAATTGCATGGCAATACTGAAA CTTCTAAGTGAAGAAGTTTTTGATTTCTCAAGAGGTGAAATGACTCAACAAAAAATCAAAGAGCTTAAACAATCGCTGAACAG CGAGTTTCAACTCATTCATGAGCTATGCTTGTATGTACTATCAGCTTCTCAGAGAACCGAGCTTATACGGGCTACGTTGTCCACGTTGCATGCATTTCTTTCATGGATTCCACTGGGCTATATTTTTGAATCAACATTG CTGGAAACGCTCCTAAAATTATTCCCTGCGCCATCATATCAGAATCTCACCCTCCAATGTCTAACagag GTTGCGGCCTTAAATTTTGGGGACTATTATAATGTGCAGTATGTTAAGATGTACAACATATTTATGGTCCAGCTACAG AGTATTCTCCCACCAACCACAAACATCCCTGAGGCTTATGCACAGGGAAGCAGTGAAGAACAG GCATTCATTCAGAACTTGGCACTGTTCTTCACTTCATTTTACAAG TTTCACATTCGGGTGCTAGAGACTGCACAAGACAATATTTCTATGTTGTTAATGGGTCTGGAGTACCTTATCAACATATCTTATGTGGATGATACAGAGGTCTTTAAG GTTTGCCTGGACTATTGGAACTCCTTGGTCTTGGAGCTATTTGATGCACATCATAACATGGATAATCCTGCAGTAACCGCAAACATGATGGGACTGCAG GTGCCGTTGCTTCCTGGTATGGTTGATGGCCTCGGTGCCCAGCTTCTGCAACGACGCCAACTTTATGCTGGTACGATGTCAAAGTTGAGAATGCTCATGATCTGTCGTATGGCTAAGCCTGAGGAGGTTCTGATAGTCGaagatgaaaatggaaatattgTTCGAGAGACAATGAAAGATAATGATGTTCTTGTTCAGTATAAG ATTATGAGGGAGACTTTGATCTATTTGTCTCATCTAGATCATGAGGATACTGAAAAGCAG ATGCTAAAGAAATTGAGCAAGCAATTGAGTGGTGAGGATTGGACTTGGAACAATTTGAACACATTATGCTGGGCAATAGGATCTATTTCTGGTTCCATGATGGAAGATCAG GAAAACAGGTTTTTGGTAATGGTCATTCGTGATTTGCTGAATTTGTGTGAAATCACTAAAGGGAAAGACAATAAAGCTGTTATTGCTAGTAACATTAT GTATGTCGTTGGGCAGTATCCAAGGTTTTTAAGGGCTCACTGGAAATTTCTGAAAACTGTTGTAAATAAGCTATTTGAGTTCATGCATGAAACACACCCAGGAGTTCAG GATATGGCCTGTGACACATTCTTGAAAATTGTTCAGAAATGCAAGCGAAAATTTGTGATTGTTCAG GTTGGAGAAAATGAACCATTTGTATCTGAACTTCTATCCGCTCTTGCAACAACAGTTGCTGATCTAGAGCCTCATCAGATCCATACCTTTTATGAATCT gTTGGGCATATGATTCAAGCTGAATCTGATCCCCTCAAGAGAGATGAATATTTGCAGAGACTGATGGCACTCCCCAACCAG AAATGGGGTGAAATTATTGGGCAGGCACGTCAGAGTGTTGATGTCCTTAAAGATCAGGATGTGATAAGAACTGTGCTAAACATACTGCag ACAAATACTAGTGTGGCCAGTTCTCTTGGAACATATTTCTTATCCCAGATTTCTTTAATATTCCTGGACATGCTCAATGTATACAG AATGTACAGTGAGCTTATATCAAGTAGTATTGCAGAAGGTGGACCCTTTGCTTCAAAAACATCCTATGTCAAACTCCTACG ATCTGTCAAGAGGGAGACTCTTAAGCTCATCGAGACATTTTTGGACAAGGCAGAAGATCAACCACAAATTGGGAAACAATTTGTGCCCCCAATGATGGATCCAGTTCTTGGTGACTATGCTAGGAATTTGCCCGATGCTAGAGAATCTGAAGTTTTGTCACTTTTTGCTACAATAATCAACAA GTACAAAGCTGCAATGATAGATGATGTTCCCCGTATATTTGAAGCTGTTTTCCAGTGCACGCTGGAG ATGATAACCAAAAACTTCGAAGATTACCCAGAGCATCGCCTAAAATTCTTTTCATTGCTTCGTGCCATTGCTACTCATTGTTTCCATGCACTTATTCAGTTGTCAAGTCAG CAACTAAAGCTTGTTATGGATTCAATCGTTTGGGCATTCCGACATACGGAGAGAAATATTGCCGAAACTGGTTTAAATCTTCTACTGGAGATGCTGAAAAACTTTCAG GCTTCTGAATTTTGTAACCAGTTCTACCGAACCTACTTTCTGACTATTGAGCAAGAAATTTTTGCTGTCTTGACAGACACATTTCACAAACCTGGCTTCAAGTTGCATGTCTTGATTCTACAGCAGCTGTTCTGCCTG GTTGAGAGCAGTTTATTGACTGAGCCCTTGTGGGATGCTGCTACAGTTCCATATCAGTATCCAAATAACAGAATGTTTGTTCGTGAATACACGATAAAACTTCTTAGTACATCATTTCCCAACATGACAGCAACTGAG GTCACTCAATTAGTGAATGGACTGTTTGAGTCAAGAAATGATTTGTCAACATTTAAGAATCACATACGGGACTTTCTTGTgcaatcaaaagaattttcagcTCAG GACAATAAAGATCTCTACGCAGAAGAAGCTGCTTTACAGAGGGAAAGAGAACGACAACGGATGCTTTCAATCCCAGGGCTCATTGCCCCAAATGAAATACAAGACGAGATGTTGGACTCGTAG